The Candidatus Omnitrophota bacterium genome contains the following window.
GTTACATGCGACACCGCGCAGGAAGATATTGAAAAAGCTGTCAAGACCATAAAGAAGGTCAATGAGAACATACCTCTGGTGATACAGCCCTCCACGCCGCTTAATCTGCGCGAAAGGGCGCTCGATAAAGAGACACTGCTGAAATTCCTGGATGTGGGCCTAAGGAGTAATCTGGATAATATACGGGTGATACCGCAGGTCCATAAGATGCTCGGGGTAAAATAAGGGGTAGAGAAAGGAAGGGCGGGGTGAAGAGATCTTCATATGAGGGGTTGCAGGATAAGGTCCGCGGATTGAAGACGCCGGAGATAGAGACGTGGAATAATAAATATCCGGAAAGAGACTATGTGATAAAGATAGAGATGCCGGAATTTACGAGCCTCTGCCCGAAGACGGGCCTGCCGGATTTCGGCAATATAACCATACGCTATATCGCTGACAAGCTGTGCCTGGAGCTCAAATCACTCAAATATTACATCATGTTCTACAGGGACGTCGGCATGTTCAGCGAGCACATCGTTAATAAGATGCTGGACGATGTGGTCAGGGCGTGTAAGCCAAAGTGGGTGGAGATAGTCGGGGAATTCAACGCCAGGGGCGGAATTAAGACGAGCGTCAGCGCGGAGTATAAGAAAGATTAAAGAATATGAGAGAAGTGAATGTTTCTAAAATAAAAGATACGGTTCGCGAGTTGTGCCTGAAGGCGAATTTTGACCTCAGGAAAGACGTTCTGAAGGCGCTGAAAGATTCCTTGCGGAAAGAGAAGGACGCCCGCGCCAGAGGGATATTAAAATCCGTGATCGAGAACGCGAAACTTGCTAAAACCAAACGCATCGCCATATGCCAGGATACGGGCATGGCAGTCGTCCACATGGAGATAGGGCAGGATGTGTTTTTAGCCGGAGGAGACCTTAAGAAGGCGGTCGATGAAGGGGTGAGGGATGCATACAGCAAAGGATATTTGCGGAAGTCGGTCGTCGGCGACCCGATACTCAGGGAGAATGCCGGTACCAATACGCCGTCTGTTTTACACACAGAGATCGTCGAGGGTGATAGGATCAGGATATCGGTATCGCCCAAAGGTTTCGGGAGCGAGAATAAGAGCCGCATAATGATGTTCCGTCCGACAGACTCTGTTGAAGATATAAAACGGTTCGTGGTCGACGTCGTTAAGGATGCGGGGCCCGCAGCCTGTCCTCCGTTCGTTCTGGGAATAGGTATCGGCGGCACGTTCGAGGGAGCGGCCCTATTGGCGAAAAAAGCCTTATTGAGGCCTATAGGCGAGAAGAATCCGGCGAGGCATATTGCGCGGATAGAAAAAGACCTTGTTAACAGCATAAACGCGCTCGGGATGGGGCCGATGGGCCTCGGGGGCGGTACGACCGTTTTGGGCGTGAATATACTGGAGGCTCCGACCCATATAGCGGGCCTTCCTGTCGCGGTAAATGTAAGCTGCCACGCGACGAGAAGCGCGGGAGCGGTAATATGACCCAGATCAGTATTACGACGCCGCTTACTGCTGAAGCCGCGAAAAAATTGAAGGCCGGCGACGAGGTTAGCTTAAGCGGCATAATATTTACGGCAAGGGACGCGGTGCACAAAAAGTTATATGATATAATTAAAAAAGGAAAACACTTACCTTTGAACTTGAAGGACGCGGTAATATATTATGCCGGTCCTACTCCGCCTCCTCCAAGGAAGGCGGTCGGCTCCTGCGGCCCTACTACGAGTTCCAGGATGGATCCGTTCACACCCGCCCTGATCGAGATGGGGTTGCGGGGTATGATAGGCAAGGGCGAGAGGTCGGAAGAAGTGAAGAAGGCCATGAAGAAACATGGATGCGTATATTTTTTAGCGACAGGAGGCATAGGCGCTCTCTTATCAACAAAGGTGAAGTCGGCGAAGACGATACTATTTAAGGAGCTGGGGCCGGAAGCTGTGTATAAACTGGAAGTCAAAGATTTCCCGCTCATAGTGGGAATAGATCCGAAAGGGAAAGACGTTTATGAACCCTGCACCTTCAAAAGAAGGGCGGGACAGAGAAAGAAGGTGCAGGGTGAAAAGGCGAAATGGAAGAAGCAGCGACGAATTAAGGAAGATCTCAATAACTAGAGATTACATAAAATACGCGGAAGGGTCCTGCCTGATAGAGTTGGGGGATACCAAGGTCATAACCACAGCTACTATAGAAAATTCCGTGCCGCCATTCCTGAAAGGAAAAGGCAAGGGGTGGGTTTCGGCGGAATACGGGATGATACCGAGGTCATGCAGGACGAGGGTCCAGAGAGAGGCGTCGAAGGGCAAGCTCGGCGGCAGGACGCATGAGATACAGAGGCTGATAGGAAGATCGATGCGCACAGTAGTGGATACGTCGAAGATAGGGGAACGGACCATATGGATGGACTGCGACGTGATCCAGGCCGACGGAGGGACGAGGTGCGCCAGTATCACGGGAAGTTTTATATCGATGGCTATCGCCCTTGAGAGCATGCGCGGGAAAGGCATGATAGAAGAGATACCGATAAAGGATTATGTCGCGGCCGTCAGCGTCGGGATGCTGGAAGGGAAAGCAGCGCTCGACCTCGATTATGACGAGGACTCGACCGCGGAAGTTGATATGAATGTAATAATGACGGGTAAGGGAAGATACATAGAGATACAGGGGACGGCCGAGAGGGAGCCGTTTGACAGGGAGGATATGAATAAGATGCTCTATCTCGCAAAGGAGGGGGTAGGAGATCTCGTAGCACTCCAGAAGAAGGTCCTGAAAGGGCTGGTCCGTGCCTGATATACGATTAAACGATATTGTCATTGCTACAAGGAACGAAAAGAAGCTGCATGAGCTCCGGAGATATCTAAAAGGTATCAGGGTGAGTGTTCATTCGCTGAACGGCCTCGGCAAAGTCCCGAGGATAGTGGAGAACGGCGACACCTTTAAGAAGAACGCGGCGAAGAAGGCGCTCGTGATATCCAGGTGCACTAAAGGCGTTGTGCTGGCGGACGATTCGGGGCTCGCTGTCAGGGCCCTCGGAGGCTCGCCGGGCGTCAGGTCATCGAGGTTCGCGGGGCCCGGAAAAAGCGACAAGGCAAATAACGGGAAGCTGCTGAGGCTGCTTGAGCACCTGCCCCTGGAAAAGAGGCAGGCAAAGTTCGTCTGCGCCGTCGCAGTGGCTGATAACGGCAGGCTGGTAAAAATAATAGAAGAGGACTGCAAGGGGCTGATAGCATTTTCCGTAAGAGGCGGACACGGGTTCGGGTATGACCCGTTGTTCCTTATCCGTAAATATAACAAGACATTCGGTGAACTCGGACTCAAAGTGAAAGACAGGATGAGCCACCGCTCGAAAGCAATGAAGAAAGCGCGCCGGTTCTTGAAAAAGTATTTAAAAAATAGGATTTAAATTACGCGGTTGAATTAAAGTAGCGAAAATGCTAGATTAATTTTCGAGCAAGCTATAGTCTCACTCTGGCGCGTCGAGAAATTCCGTACGGGAGACCTTCTCGACTCGGCATACAGAAGACGATGGCCTCGCTCGAAGAATAAGAAAGCGGGGCGTAGCGCAGCTTCCGCCGAAGGCGGATCCGCCATGAGTAGTTTTAAGTTGGGTTTAGGCGGAGGCTAGCGCCAGAGTTTGATAAGATTACGTAGTTTCGGGGCGTAGCGCAGCTGGCTAGCGCGCTTGCTTTGGAGCAAGAAGTCGACAGTTCGAATCTGTCCGCCCCGACCATCATATAGATAGAGCATAAGTTTAGTGCGCCTATAGCTCAACTGGATAGAGCACGAACCTTCTAAGTTCGGGGCTGACCGTTCGACCCGGTCTAGGCGCGCCATTTTATAATAAGCATCTCTTGTTCGAACCCGCCTGCCCGCAAGCTATCTCTTGCAGGCGGGCAGGTCAGGCCAGGGACGCCAATTTTGCGAAGCAAAGTACTTAAAGTCAATGCG
Protein-coding sequences here:
- the queF gene encoding preQ(1) synthase; amino-acid sequence: MKRSSYEGLQDKVRGLKTPEIETWNNKYPERDYVIKIEMPEFTSLCPKTGLPDFGNITIRYIADKLCLELKSLKYYIMFYRDVGMFSEHIVNKMLDDVVRACKPKWVEIVGEFNARGGIKTSVSAEYKKD
- a CDS encoding fumarate hydratase, translated to MREVNVSKIKDTVRELCLKANFDLRKDVLKALKDSLRKEKDARARGILKSVIENAKLAKTKRIAICQDTGMAVVHMEIGQDVFLAGGDLKKAVDEGVRDAYSKGYLRKSVVGDPILRENAGTNTPSVLHTEIVEGDRIRISVSPKGFGSENKSRIMMFRPTDSVEDIKRFVVDVVKDAGPAACPPFVLGIGIGGTFEGAALLAKKALLRPIGEKNPARHIARIEKDLVNSINALGMGPMGLGGGTTVLGVNILEAPTHIAGLPVAVNVSCHATRSAGAVI
- a CDS encoding FumA C-terminus/TtdB family hydratase beta subunit, translating into MTQISITTPLTAEAAKKLKAGDEVSLSGIIFTARDAVHKKLYDIIKKGKHLPLNLKDAVIYYAGPTPPPPRKAVGSCGPTTSSRMDPFTPALIEMGLRGMIGKGERSEEVKKAMKKHGCVYFLATGGIGALLSTKVKSAKTILFKELGPEAVYKLEVKDFPLIVGIDPKGKDVYEPCTFKRRAGQRKKVQGEKAKWKKQRRIKEDLNN
- the rph gene encoding ribonuclease PH yields the protein MKRRNGRSSDELRKISITRDYIKYAEGSCLIELGDTKVITTATIENSVPPFLKGKGKGWVSAEYGMIPRSCRTRVQREASKGKLGGRTHEIQRLIGRSMRTVVDTSKIGERTIWMDCDVIQADGGTRCASITGSFISMAIALESMRGKGMIEEIPIKDYVAAVSVGMLEGKAALDLDYDEDSTAEVDMNVIMTGKGRYIEIQGTAEREPFDREDMNKMLYLAKEGVGDLVALQKKVLKGLVRA
- the rdgB gene encoding RdgB/HAM1 family non-canonical purine NTP pyrophosphatase, whose amino-acid sequence is MPDIRLNDIVIATRNEKKLHELRRYLKGIRVSVHSLNGLGKVPRIVENGDTFKKNAAKKALVISRCTKGVVLADDSGLAVRALGGSPGVRSSRFAGPGKSDKANNGKLLRLLEHLPLEKRQAKFVCAVAVADNGRLVKIIEEDCKGLIAFSVRGGHGFGYDPLFLIRKYNKTFGELGLKVKDRMSHRSKAMKKARRFLKKYLKNRI